The following proteins are co-located in the Poecile atricapillus isolate bPoeAtr1 chromosome 2, bPoeAtr1.hap1, whole genome shotgun sequence genome:
- the SERPINB5 gene encoding serpin B5 isoform X2 — protein sequence MLPGHLGPRGGGYISKTNHAYSTARMTMDALQLANTTFAVDLFKKLCEKDKTANIIFSPLCTSTSLALAYKATKGDTADQMKQVLHLQDVKDVSFGFQTITSDVSKLSSFFALKMVKRLFVDKSLNPTTDFVNSTKRPFPSELELVEFKEKTEETREKINKSLSELTDGKMENVLNEDSVSDQTQILLVNAAYFVTNWMKKFPEAEIKECPFKVNKTETKPVQMMNLEATFCLGYVKDLNIAILELPCLNKHISMLILLPKEIEDETTGLEKLEKALTPETLLQWTNPSMMANTKVNVFLPKFSVEGDYDLKPLLESLGMTNIFNESASDFSEMCETKGVVVSKVIHKVSLEVNEQGGDSREVPGYRILQHKDEFKADHPFIFLFRHNKTRNVILSGRFCSP from the exons GATGACAATGGACGCTCTGCAACTAGCGAACACTACTTTTGCAGTTGATCTGTTCAAAAAGCTATGTGAGAAGGACAAAACAGCcaacattattttttccccactgtgtACCTCAACGTCTCTGGCTCTGGCATATAAAGCTACGAAAGGTGATACTGCAGACCAGATGAAACAG GTGCTCCATTTACAAGATGTTAAAGATGTTTCTTTTGGGTTTCAAACAATAACTTCAGATGTTTCCAAACTCAGCTCTTTCTTTGCACTGAAAATGGTCAAACGGCTCTTTGTAGACAAGTCTCTCAATCCTACCACA GACTTTGTCAACTCCACAAAGAGGCCTTTTCCATCTGAACTGGAATTAGTGGAGTTCAAAGAAAAAACTGAGGAAACCCGAGAAAAGATCAACAAATCCCTTTCAGAGCTGACTGATG gaaaaatggagaatgtTTTGAATGAGGACAGTGTAAGTGACCAGACTCAGATCCTGCTAGTTAATGCAGCTTATTTTGTCACAAACTGGATGAAGAAGTTCCCAGAGGCAGAGATCAAAGAATGTCCTTTTAAAGTCAACAAG ACTGAAACTAAGCCAGTGCAGATGATGAATCTGGAAGCTACTTTTTGCCTGGGCTATGTAAAAGATTTAAATATTGCCATCCTTGAGCTCCCGTGCCTTAACAAACATATAAGCATGCTCATTCTCCTGCCCAAAGAGATTGAGGATGAGACCACTGGCTTGGAGAAg CTGGAAAAGGCACTGACCCCTGAGACATTATTACAGTGGACGAATCCCAGCATGATGGCCAATACCAAAGTGAATGTATTTCTTCCAAAGTTTAGTGTGGAAGGTGACTATGACCTAAAACCACTTCTGGAAAGCCTGGGAATGACAAATATCTTCAACGAAAGTGCATCAGATTTCTCTGAGATGTGTGAGACAAAAGGTGTGGTTGTGTCAAAGGTCATCCACAAGGTCTCCTTGGAAGTAAATGAACAAGGTGGCGACTCCCGAGAGGTACCAGGATATCGGATTCTGCAACACAAAGATGAATTTAAAGCTGACCATCCATTTATCTTTTTGTTTAGACACAACAAAACTCGCAATGTGATTCTTTCAGGCCGATTCTGTTCTCCTTAA
- the SERPINB5 gene encoding serpin B5 isoform X4 gives MTMDALQLANTTFAVDLFKKLCEKDKTANIIFSPLCTSTSLALAYKATKGDTADQMKQVLHLQDVKDVSFGFQTITSDVSKLSSFFALKMVKRLFVDKSLNPTTDFVNSTKRPFPSELELVEFKEKTEETREKINKSLSELTDGKMENVLNEDSVSDQTQILLVNAAYFVTNWMKKFPEAEIKECPFKVNKTETKPVQMMNLEATFCLGYVKDLNIAILELPCLNKHISMLILLPKEIEDETTGLEKLEKALTPETLLQWTNPSMMANTKVNVFLPKFSVEGDYDLKPLLESLGMTNIFNESASDFSEMCETKGVVVSKVIHKVSLEVNEQGGDSREVPGYRILQHKDEFKADHPFIFLFRHNKTRNVILSGRFCSP, from the exons ATGACAATGGACGCTCTGCAACTAGCGAACACTACTTTTGCAGTTGATCTGTTCAAAAAGCTATGTGAGAAGGACAAAACAGCcaacattattttttccccactgtgtACCTCAACGTCTCTGGCTCTGGCATATAAAGCTACGAAAGGTGATACTGCAGACCAGATGAAACAG GTGCTCCATTTACAAGATGTTAAAGATGTTTCTTTTGGGTTTCAAACAATAACTTCAGATGTTTCCAAACTCAGCTCTTTCTTTGCACTGAAAATGGTCAAACGGCTCTTTGTAGACAAGTCTCTCAATCCTACCACA GACTTTGTCAACTCCACAAAGAGGCCTTTTCCATCTGAACTGGAATTAGTGGAGTTCAAAGAAAAAACTGAGGAAACCCGAGAAAAGATCAACAAATCCCTTTCAGAGCTGACTGATG gaaaaatggagaatgtTTTGAATGAGGACAGTGTAAGTGACCAGACTCAGATCCTGCTAGTTAATGCAGCTTATTTTGTCACAAACTGGATGAAGAAGTTCCCAGAGGCAGAGATCAAAGAATGTCCTTTTAAAGTCAACAAG ACTGAAACTAAGCCAGTGCAGATGATGAATCTGGAAGCTACTTTTTGCCTGGGCTATGTAAAAGATTTAAATATTGCCATCCTTGAGCTCCCGTGCCTTAACAAACATATAAGCATGCTCATTCTCCTGCCCAAAGAGATTGAGGATGAGACCACTGGCTTGGAGAAg CTGGAAAAGGCACTGACCCCTGAGACATTATTACAGTGGACGAATCCCAGCATGATGGCCAATACCAAAGTGAATGTATTTCTTCCAAAGTTTAGTGTGGAAGGTGACTATGACCTAAAACCACTTCTGGAAAGCCTGGGAATGACAAATATCTTCAACGAAAGTGCATCAGATTTCTCTGAGATGTGTGAGACAAAAGGTGTGGTTGTGTCAAAGGTCATCCACAAGGTCTCCTTGGAAGTAAATGAACAAGGTGGCGACTCCCGAGAGGTACCAGGATATCGGATTCTGCAACACAAAGATGAATTTAAAGCTGACCATCCATTTATCTTTTTGTTTAGACACAACAAAACTCGCAATGTGATTCTTTCAGGCCGATTCTGTTCTCCTTAA
- the SERPINB5 gene encoding serpin B5 isoform X3 — translation MLRMTMDALQLANTTFAVDLFKKLCEKDKTANIIFSPLCTSTSLALAYKATKGDTADQMKQVLHLQDVKDVSFGFQTITSDVSKLSSFFALKMVKRLFVDKSLNPTTDFVNSTKRPFPSELELVEFKEKTEETREKINKSLSELTDGKMENVLNEDSVSDQTQILLVNAAYFVTNWMKKFPEAEIKECPFKVNKTETKPVQMMNLEATFCLGYVKDLNIAILELPCLNKHISMLILLPKEIEDETTGLEKLEKALTPETLLQWTNPSMMANTKVNVFLPKFSVEGDYDLKPLLESLGMTNIFNESASDFSEMCETKGVVVSKVIHKVSLEVNEQGGDSREVPGYRILQHKDEFKADHPFIFLFRHNKTRNVILSGRFCSP, via the exons GATGACAATGGACGCTCTGCAACTAGCGAACACTACTTTTGCAGTTGATCTGTTCAAAAAGCTATGTGAGAAGGACAAAACAGCcaacattattttttccccactgtgtACCTCAACGTCTCTGGCTCTGGCATATAAAGCTACGAAAGGTGATACTGCAGACCAGATGAAACAG GTGCTCCATTTACAAGATGTTAAAGATGTTTCTTTTGGGTTTCAAACAATAACTTCAGATGTTTCCAAACTCAGCTCTTTCTTTGCACTGAAAATGGTCAAACGGCTCTTTGTAGACAAGTCTCTCAATCCTACCACA GACTTTGTCAACTCCACAAAGAGGCCTTTTCCATCTGAACTGGAATTAGTGGAGTTCAAAGAAAAAACTGAGGAAACCCGAGAAAAGATCAACAAATCCCTTTCAGAGCTGACTGATG gaaaaatggagaatgtTTTGAATGAGGACAGTGTAAGTGACCAGACTCAGATCCTGCTAGTTAATGCAGCTTATTTTGTCACAAACTGGATGAAGAAGTTCCCAGAGGCAGAGATCAAAGAATGTCCTTTTAAAGTCAACAAG ACTGAAACTAAGCCAGTGCAGATGATGAATCTGGAAGCTACTTTTTGCCTGGGCTATGTAAAAGATTTAAATATTGCCATCCTTGAGCTCCCGTGCCTTAACAAACATATAAGCATGCTCATTCTCCTGCCCAAAGAGATTGAGGATGAGACCACTGGCTTGGAGAAg CTGGAAAAGGCACTGACCCCTGAGACATTATTACAGTGGACGAATCCCAGCATGATGGCCAATACCAAAGTGAATGTATTTCTTCCAAAGTTTAGTGTGGAAGGTGACTATGACCTAAAACCACTTCTGGAAAGCCTGGGAATGACAAATATCTTCAACGAAAGTGCATCAGATTTCTCTGAGATGTGTGAGACAAAAGGTGTGGTTGTGTCAAAGGTCATCCACAAGGTCTCCTTGGAAGTAAATGAACAAGGTGGCGACTCCCGAGAGGTACCAGGATATCGGATTCTGCAACACAAAGATGAATTTAAAGCTGACCATCCATTTATCTTTTTGTTTAGACACAACAAAACTCGCAATGTGATTCTTTCAGGCCGATTCTGTTCTCCTTAA